From one Alicyclobacillus acidocaldarius subsp. acidocaldarius Tc-4-1 genomic stretch:
- a CDS encoding MFS transporter yields the protein MTAWRRTLVILWCANFCAAAGMSQIIPFIPLYLAELGLHTERSIDHWASWVFSAQFVTSFMFQPIWGSLADRYGRKPMLLRAGFGMGVMTALMGLVGAPWQLLVLRLVNGVFSGFIAMAISLQASVTPAENAGRALGTLQTGNIAGSLIGPLVGGLLAEWLGFRGCFFFTGAMLVLASLIVLLFVHEPKGARRARAKARGSWESLVGLWPVFLGSFMTQLAMMSIEPIVTIFTRSIYHGAHLTLAAGLVVATSGIANLIGTPTLGRVGDRVGQERVLLLALFGAACAFVPQALAHALWLLLLGRFCLGLFVGGMLPSLQALVRKLAPEDKQATAYGLNSSATFFGNLVGPLIGGQVAATYGIRSVFYVTMVLLLLNAAVIAANRRRLAPQGAEEV from the coding sequence ATGACAGCTTGGCGGCGGACGCTTGTCATCCTGTGGTGCGCGAACTTCTGCGCCGCGGCCGGCATGAGCCAGATCATCCCGTTCATTCCGCTCTACCTGGCCGAGCTTGGGCTTCACACAGAGCGGAGCATCGATCACTGGGCGAGCTGGGTTTTTTCCGCGCAGTTCGTCACCTCGTTCATGTTTCAGCCCATCTGGGGCTCGCTCGCGGACCGGTATGGGCGCAAGCCGATGCTGTTGCGCGCCGGCTTCGGCATGGGCGTGATGACGGCGCTCATGGGGCTCGTCGGGGCCCCGTGGCAGCTTTTAGTTCTCCGGCTCGTGAACGGCGTGTTCTCCGGGTTCATCGCCATGGCCATCTCGCTTCAGGCCTCGGTGACACCGGCGGAGAACGCCGGGCGCGCGCTCGGCACGCTTCAGACCGGCAACATCGCCGGATCGCTCATCGGGCCGCTCGTGGGGGGACTCTTGGCCGAATGGCTGGGTTTTCGCGGCTGCTTCTTTTTCACGGGCGCGATGCTCGTTCTGGCGAGCCTCATTGTGCTCCTGTTCGTGCACGAGCCGAAAGGGGCGCGGCGAGCGCGGGCGAAGGCCCGGGGATCCTGGGAAAGCCTCGTGGGGCTCTGGCCGGTATTTCTTGGCTCGTTCATGACTCAGCTCGCCATGATGAGCATCGAGCCCATTGTGACCATCTTCACTCGCAGCATCTACCACGGCGCGCACCTCACCCTTGCCGCAGGGCTTGTCGTGGCGACGAGCGGCATTGCGAATCTCATCGGCACGCCGACTTTGGGACGGGTGGGCGATCGCGTCGGACAAGAGCGGGTTCTGCTGCTCGCGCTCTTCGGCGCCGCCTGCGCGTTTGTGCCGCAGGCTCTCGCGCACGCGCTTTGGCTTTTGCTTTTGGGTCGGTTTTGTCTGGGGCTTTTTGTCGGCGGCATGCTGCCGTCGCTGCAGGCGCTCGTGCGCAAGCTCGCGCCGGAAGACAAGCAGGCGACCGCGTATGGCCTGAACTCGAGCGCGACCTTCTTCGGCAACCTCGTCGGGCCGCTCATCGGTGGGCAGGTCGCCGCGACGTACGGGATCCGCTCGGTGTTCTACGTGACCATGGTGCTTCTGCTCCTGAACGCGGCCGTGATCGCGGCGAATCGGCGGCGGCTTGCGCCTCAGGGCGCCGAGGAGGTTTAG
- a CDS encoding ComF family protein, producing MPRAYTPSFLVQRFVRQTLNWIFPSNDELCPVCSRLIPPEFAESRPGKRGAMGRLCAFCQQNLALVPIRVQHTRLRAAGRPMMVASALVYDHFVRTLIRAYKYDRVVEIAPFFTSALAATRGAHPPADVVVPVPTAPDRLRMRGYDHVLLVASSFARAEGLPCARALARLGTSGHTRSQTSKDKSRRLRELAGQFVAADLSAIRGRRVLLVDDVMTTGATLVTCAQALYGAGAGAVHAVVMARVE from the coding sequence GTGCCTCGCGCGTACACGCCGTCGTTCCTCGTGCAACGCTTCGTGCGGCAGACGCTCAACTGGATTTTTCCCTCGAATGATGAACTTTGCCCCGTTTGCAGTCGACTCATCCCGCCCGAGTTCGCCGAGTCCCGACCCGGGAAGCGTGGCGCGATGGGGCGGCTCTGCGCCTTCTGCCAGCAAAATCTCGCGCTCGTGCCCATCCGGGTGCAACATACCCGGCTTCGCGCCGCCGGGCGCCCGATGATGGTCGCGAGCGCCCTCGTCTACGATCACTTCGTCCGCACGCTTATCCGCGCGTACAAGTACGATCGCGTCGTCGAGATCGCCCCTTTCTTCACCTCCGCGCTCGCCGCCACGCGTGGCGCCCATCCACCGGCGGATGTCGTGGTGCCCGTGCCGACCGCGCCGGACAGGCTCCGCATGCGGGGGTACGATCACGTCCTGCTCGTGGCCTCGTCCTTCGCCCGCGCGGAAGGGTTGCCGTGTGCGCGAGCGCTTGCGCGCCTCGGCACATCTGGCCATACCCGCTCGCAGACCTCGAAAGACAAATCCCGCCGCCTGCGCGAACTCGCGGGCCAGTTTGTCGCCGCGGACCTCAGTGCCATTCGGGGGCGGCGCGTGCTGCTTGTGGACGACGTGATGACGACCGGCGCGACGCTCGTGACGTGCGCCCAGGCGTTGTACGGGGCGGGGGCGGGCGCGGTGCACGCCGTCGTGATGGCGCGGGTGGAGTGA
- a CDS encoding response regulator has translation MTNELPIRVAIADDNAEYRLTLADLLAYEPDMEVVAVWANGHEVLRDVEHVRPDVLLLDITMPEVDGLCVLKAAPLLAWRPKIVVLTMHEQSPVVLEAVRAGVSGYIVKDAPMEDLLRAIREAHEGRAMVHPQVMRAVLGEIERYAKPNDGWKDLLTAREFDVLCQMAAGKSNEQIAESLHITLKTAKNHVSHILAKLHVSDRSQAVLHAYRERWILPDQL, from the coding sequence ATGACCAACGAACTGCCCATCCGCGTTGCCATTGCGGACGACAATGCGGAATACCGCCTGACCTTGGCGGACTTGTTGGCGTACGAACCGGATATGGAGGTGGTGGCCGTTTGGGCGAACGGCCACGAGGTGTTGCGCGACGTCGAGCATGTACGCCCGGATGTGCTGCTGCTTGACATCACGATGCCTGAGGTCGACGGCCTCTGCGTGCTCAAGGCCGCGCCTCTGCTCGCCTGGCGCCCAAAAATTGTGGTGTTGACCATGCACGAGCAGTCGCCCGTGGTGCTCGAGGCGGTGCGTGCAGGGGTGAGCGGCTACATCGTGAAGGACGCGCCGATGGAGGACCTGCTGCGCGCCATCCGCGAGGCGCACGAGGGCCGCGCCATGGTGCACCCGCAGGTGATGCGCGCGGTGCTCGGCGAGATCGAACGGTACGCCAAGCCGAACGACGGATGGAAGGACCTTCTGACGGCGCGCGAGTTTGACGTGCTGTGCCAGATGGCCGCGGGCAAGTCGAACGAACAGATTGCGGAGTCGCTTCACATCACGCTCAAGACGGCGAAAAATCACGTGTCGCACATTCTGGCGAAGCTCCACGTGTCGGACAGGAGTCAGGCGGTGCTGCACGCGTATAGGGAGCGGTGGATCCTGCCGGATCAGCTTTGA
- the pnpS gene encoding two-component system histidine kinase PnpS: MIAFAIGLGVGLAIGGLFAIWQMSWFRSLRRYLLDAMDAIVQGRYDVRMYEYRSRPAEIAIFRHFNRMAERIQETLADLSQERDILRHILQNMTTGVIYLRSDGQVQMVNHAAERLFRRPAEQWKDRDHWTVFRNYQLGSAIDHALLFGTPWSGEFQVREGVTVAVRLVPISAAPRMRSKADGRHDVLMLVNDVSEWRRLERMRSDFVANVSHELKTPIAAIRGFAETLLDGEVDEEAREKFLRTIYEESLRMGNLVSDLLELSKLEASDSHVDPVAVDLYEVLVRAVDRVRPVADEKEITIELPREQRLHVWAEPDLLLQVFLNLLTNAIHYSPPKSRVCVTWDVLVDRVKVHVKDNGIGIPKESLPRVFERFYRVHKDRSRASGGTGLGLAIVKHIVTALGGEVGVESEEGKGSDFWFTLSRLDARP, encoded by the coding sequence ATGATCGCGTTTGCCATCGGGCTCGGCGTCGGCCTCGCCATCGGCGGGCTGTTCGCAATCTGGCAGATGAGCTGGTTTCGCAGCCTCCGGCGCTACCTGCTCGACGCCATGGACGCCATTGTTCAGGGCCGCTACGACGTGCGCATGTACGAGTATCGGAGCCGCCCCGCCGAGATCGCCATCTTCCGCCACTTCAACCGCATGGCCGAGCGCATCCAGGAGACGCTCGCGGATCTGTCGCAGGAGCGGGATATTCTTCGGCATATCCTGCAGAACATGACCACTGGCGTCATCTACCTGAGAAGCGACGGCCAGGTGCAGATGGTCAACCACGCCGCCGAACGTCTGTTCCGCCGGCCTGCGGAGCAGTGGAAGGACCGGGACCATTGGACCGTCTTCCGCAACTACCAGCTCGGCTCGGCGATTGATCACGCCCTTCTCTTCGGTACGCCCTGGTCCGGGGAGTTCCAGGTCCGCGAGGGCGTCACCGTCGCCGTGCGCCTCGTGCCCATCTCTGCGGCGCCCCGCATGCGCAGCAAGGCCGACGGTCGGCACGACGTGCTTATGCTCGTGAACGATGTCTCCGAGTGGCGCCGCCTCGAGCGCATGCGGAGCGACTTCGTCGCCAACGTCTCGCACGAGCTGAAGACGCCCATCGCCGCGATTCGCGGCTTCGCCGAGACGCTGCTCGACGGCGAAGTGGACGAGGAGGCGCGCGAAAAGTTTCTGCGCACCATCTATGAGGAGTCGCTCCGCATGGGCAACCTCGTCTCGGACCTGCTCGAGCTCTCGAAGCTGGAGGCGAGCGACAGTCACGTCGATCCCGTCGCCGTGGACCTGTACGAGGTGCTCGTGCGCGCCGTGGATCGCGTGAGGCCTGTCGCGGACGAAAAGGAAATCACCATCGAGTTGCCGCGCGAGCAGCGCTTGCACGTCTGGGCCGAGCCGGATCTCCTGCTGCAGGTGTTTCTCAACCTGCTGACGAATGCCATCCACTACTCGCCGCCCAAGAGCCGCGTCTGCGTGACCTGGGACGTCCTGGTGGATCGCGTGAAGGTGCACGTGAAGGACAACGGCATCGGGATTCCCAAGGAGTCCTTGCCGCGGGTGTTCGAGCGGTTTTACCGCGTGCACAAGGACCGCAGTCGGGCCTCCGGCGGGACGGGACTCGGGCTCGCCATCGTCAAGCACATCGTCACCGCGCTCGGCGGCGAGGTGGGCGTCGAGAGCGAGGAGGGCAAGGGCAGCGACTTCTGGTTCACGCTCTCCAGGCTCGACGCGCGTCCGTGA
- a CDS encoding helix-turn-helix domain-containing protein yields MDVSIGEAIRTLRTARGLSQADLADDLASPDLIDELESGRALAPYSLLIRVADRLGEPIDKLVAGADPHALLQAAIRVAQYDVAAGHPHRARDILTHLPEASFHTRSLSEYRLTLARALRGLGEEEEAVALLIPLAEAAQGANDPRIAFYALRELGFAECDRGNVPGAVRLWKDALARVDALAATHAIPWHELHALALELYLHLDDLDPHDEGFDIPWRRTSFDPQPRLRAEFAPADAALPVSKPPSAPTDRPYLAAAERMAASAPALFVVSEQLIADALCHLAVDPAQAKALAEQASTLLFVGRLAEAQASLHARLFARDRAAVSLSTRLRHAYLMTAVSPGRDLAAFADEIARLLDEGEIDRAATLLESAKAIAAELPDLEDLTAKRARLKLNLLDMEAAYAKRPRERASLRKRLIAYEQSFPDWGDAALHRRACQLLIRWLAEAREFELALRYVQKLDVLSREPRPPVPFVF; encoded by the coding sequence GTGGACGTGTCGATAGGAGAAGCCATCCGAACCCTCCGCACAGCGCGCGGACTGAGCCAGGCGGATCTGGCGGATGATCTCGCCAGCCCAGACCTGATCGACGAACTCGAATCGGGCCGAGCCCTTGCACCGTACTCGCTCCTCATCCGAGTGGCGGATCGCCTCGGCGAGCCCATCGACAAGCTGGTGGCCGGCGCGGATCCGCACGCCCTGCTCCAGGCGGCCATCCGCGTCGCCCAGTACGACGTGGCCGCGGGACACCCGCATCGCGCGCGCGACATCCTCACGCATTTGCCGGAGGCGTCGTTCCACACGCGCAGCCTGAGTGAATACCGGCTCACGCTCGCGCGCGCCCTGCGAGGCCTCGGCGAAGAGGAAGAGGCGGTGGCGCTGCTCATCCCGCTCGCCGAGGCGGCGCAAGGCGCGAACGATCCGCGCATCGCGTTTTACGCCTTGCGGGAACTCGGCTTTGCGGAGTGCGATCGCGGCAACGTCCCCGGCGCCGTGCGCCTGTGGAAGGACGCCCTCGCGCGCGTCGACGCCCTTGCGGCCACGCACGCCATTCCGTGGCACGAGCTCCACGCACTGGCGCTGGAACTGTACCTCCACCTCGACGATCTCGACCCCCACGACGAGGGCTTCGACATCCCGTGGCGGCGCACGAGCTTCGACCCGCAGCCGCGCCTGCGGGCCGAATTTGCGCCTGCGGACGCCGCTCTGCCGGTGTCCAAGCCCCCATCGGCGCCTACGGATAGGCCCTACCTCGCCGCGGCGGAGCGGATGGCAGCCTCGGCGCCGGCGCTTTTCGTCGTGTCCGAGCAGCTCATCGCGGACGCGCTGTGTCACCTCGCCGTCGATCCCGCGCAGGCGAAGGCGCTCGCGGAGCAGGCATCGACCCTGCTGTTTGTCGGGCGGCTCGCCGAGGCCCAAGCGTCGCTGCACGCGCGCCTGTTTGCGAGGGACCGTGCCGCGGTGAGCTTGTCCACCCGGCTCCGGCACGCGTACCTCATGACCGCCGTCTCGCCCGGGCGCGATCTCGCCGCGTTCGCTGACGAGATCGCCCGCCTGTTGGACGAGGGCGAGATCGACCGCGCGGCGACGTTGCTCGAGAGCGCGAAGGCCATTGCGGCCGAACTGCCAGACCTTGAGGACCTCACCGCGAAGCGGGCGCGGCTCAAGCTCAACCTCCTCGACATGGAGGCCGCCTACGCCAAGCGGCCGCGCGAGCGGGCGTCGCTGCGCAAACGGCTCATCGCCTACGAGCAGTCGTTCCCCGACTGGGGCGATGCAGCCCTCCACCGCCGGGCCTGCCAGCTGCTCATCCGCTGGCTCGCGGAGGCGCGCGAGTTCGAACTCGCGCTTCGCTATGTGCAGAAGCTCGACGTGTTGAGCCGCGAGCCGCGCCCGCCGGTGCCGTTTGTCTTCTGA
- a CDS encoding TIGR03826 family flagellar region protein: MTVAIANCRRCGRLFNRVGRDICPACVKDEDEKLATIRAYLRQHPLANIYEVAKGTDVSYDEIVQFIRDGRLLLRNNPNMVYPCERCGTPTQSGRLCANCAKEMGRALERDMRARDDRGLEANDQGRGKGYYSKS; the protein is encoded by the coding sequence ATGACCGTGGCCATTGCCAATTGCCGCCGATGCGGGAGGCTCTTCAACCGCGTGGGGCGCGACATCTGTCCGGCGTGCGTCAAAGACGAGGACGAGAAACTCGCGACCATCCGGGCGTATCTGCGCCAACACCCTCTCGCCAACATCTACGAAGTCGCGAAGGGGACGGACGTGTCGTATGACGAGATTGTCCAATTCATCCGCGACGGGCGGCTCTTGTTGCGCAACAACCCGAACATGGTGTACCCGTGCGAGCGCTGTGGCACGCCGACGCAGTCGGGCAGGCTCTGCGCGAACTGCGCGAAGGAGATGGGGCGGGCGTTGGAGCGGGACATGCGGGCGCGAGACGACCGGGGACTCGAGGCCAACGACCAGGGGCGCGGCAAGGGATACTACAGCAAATCTTGA
- a CDS encoding sigma-70 family RNA polymerase sigma factor has translation MGSSPAFEQYIPYIYRLAQRLVRYRRSAMVDEQDLVSVAMSALWQRGREQALDEKYAKQIIKYAMLTLLRNSSLLKMPRSVPMAQAIEAYQKAKSADELERVPAGNPIEQWEQDELVREIVSKMAELPRQDQILLSLVFEQSLSFQDVATVLGLTKSQVYHRYRAILKELRVKLGLSADKEIWA, from the coding sequence TTGGGGAGTTCGCCGGCATTCGAGCAGTACATACCGTACATCTACAGGCTTGCTCAACGCCTCGTCCGGTACCGCAGGAGTGCGATGGTCGATGAGCAAGACTTGGTTTCGGTCGCGATGAGCGCGCTCTGGCAGCGCGGTCGTGAACAGGCGCTGGACGAGAAGTATGCCAAGCAGATCATCAAGTATGCCATGCTCACGCTGCTGAGAAATTCATCTTTGCTGAAAATGCCTCGTTCCGTGCCCATGGCGCAGGCCATCGAGGCCTACCAGAAGGCGAAAAGCGCTGACGAGCTGGAGCGCGTGCCAGCAGGCAATCCCATTGAGCAGTGGGAGCAGGACGAGCTCGTGCGCGAGATTGTGTCGAAAATGGCCGAACTGCCGCGACAAGACCAGATCTTGTTGTCACTCGTCTTTGAACAGTCACTCAGCTTTCAAGATGTCGCGACGGTGCTCGGACTCACCAAGTCACAGGTGTACCACCGATATCGGGCCATTCTGAAGGAGCTGCGTGTAAAGTTGGGGCTTTCCGCTGACAAGGAAATCTGGGCTTGA
- a CDS encoding response regulator transcription factor: MPTVLVVDDEASIRTLVEYNFSRSGFDVETVDDGRVAYEKLKQGASKYDLVVLDLMLPGMDGLEVCRRLRQEGVKIPIILLTARDEEVDLVLGLELGADDYVTKPFSPRELVARARAVLRRTESREEDTQPASSGKVLRAGNIVMDVARHEVRVRGQLVEFTPKEFELLQYFMENPEHVLSRDQLLDRVWGYSAATDTRIVDVHVSHLREKIEEDSKNPKYIRTVRGIGYKFTEGTSGS, encoded by the coding sequence GTGCCTACCGTGTTGGTGGTGGACGACGAGGCGTCCATTCGCACCTTGGTGGAATACAACTTCAGTCGCTCGGGGTTTGACGTGGAAACGGTGGACGACGGCCGCGTCGCGTACGAGAAGCTGAAGCAGGGTGCGTCGAAGTATGATCTCGTCGTGCTCGACCTGATGCTGCCGGGGATGGACGGCCTCGAAGTGTGCCGGCGCCTGCGCCAGGAGGGCGTCAAGATCCCCATCATCCTCCTGACCGCGCGGGACGAGGAGGTGGATCTCGTGCTCGGCCTCGAGCTCGGCGCGGACGACTACGTCACCAAGCCGTTCAGCCCGCGGGAGCTCGTCGCGCGAGCCAGGGCGGTGCTGCGCCGCACCGAGAGCCGAGAAGAGGATACCCAGCCCGCATCGAGCGGAAAGGTGCTGCGCGCGGGCAACATCGTGATGGACGTGGCGCGCCACGAGGTCCGGGTACGGGGGCAACTCGTGGAATTTACGCCCAAGGAATTCGAACTTCTGCAATATTTCATGGAGAATCCGGAGCACGTGCTGTCGAGAGATCAGCTTCTGGACCGGGTCTGGGGCTACAGCGCGGCCACGGACACCCGTATCGTCGACGTCCATGTCTCGCATCTTCGCGAAAAGATTGAGGAGGATTCCAAGAATCCCAAGTACATTCGCACCGTGCGGGGCATTGGATACAAGTTCACGGAAGGCACGTCCGGGTCATGA
- the metK gene encoding methionine adenosyltransferase: MAQRRLFTSESVTEGHPDKICDQISDAVLDEILTYDPLARVACETSVTTGLVLVIGEITTNCYVDIPKVVRRTISEIGYTRAKFGFDAETCAVITSIDEQSPDIAQGVDRALEVRHMTDAQIDEIGAGDQGLMFGFACDETPELMPLPISLAHRLARRLAEVRKSGELTYLRPDGKTQVTIEYEGDRPVRVDTIVISTQHDEQTTLQTVERDMIERVIRPIVPPEWLDENTKYLINPTGRFVIGGPQGDAGLTGRKIIVDTYGGYARHGGGAFSGKDPTKVDRSAAYAARYVAKNIVAAGLARKCEIQLAYAIGVARPVSISVDTYGTGQVSDEKIVEIVREVFDLRPAAIIRDLDLRRPIYRQTAAYGHFGRTDIDLPWERTDKVEEIRRLALS; this comes from the coding sequence TTGGCACAGCGACGCCTGTTTACCTCGGAATCCGTGACGGAAGGCCATCCGGACAAGATTTGCGATCAGATCTCCGACGCGGTGTTGGACGAGATTTTGACATATGATCCGCTCGCGCGCGTCGCGTGCGAGACGTCCGTGACGACGGGGCTTGTGCTCGTCATCGGCGAGATCACCACCAACTGCTACGTGGACATCCCGAAGGTGGTGCGCCGCACCATCTCGGAGATTGGCTACACCCGCGCGAAATTCGGGTTCGACGCCGAGACGTGCGCCGTCATCACGTCCATCGACGAGCAGTCGCCGGACATCGCCCAAGGCGTGGACCGCGCCCTCGAGGTTCGGCACATGACGGACGCGCAGATCGACGAGATTGGCGCGGGCGATCAGGGGCTCATGTTCGGCTTCGCGTGCGATGAGACGCCCGAACTCATGCCGCTGCCCATCTCGCTCGCGCACCGGCTGGCGCGCCGCCTCGCGGAAGTGCGGAAGAGCGGCGAGCTCACCTACCTGCGGCCCGACGGCAAGACGCAGGTGACCATCGAGTACGAGGGCGATCGGCCCGTGCGGGTGGACACGATTGTCATCTCCACGCAGCACGACGAGCAGACCACGCTTCAGACCGTCGAACGCGACATGATTGAGCGCGTCATTCGCCCGATTGTCCCGCCGGAGTGGCTGGACGAGAACACGAAGTACCTCATCAACCCGACGGGCCGGTTTGTGATTGGCGGGCCGCAGGGCGACGCTGGGCTCACGGGCCGCAAGATCATCGTCGACACGTACGGCGGGTACGCGCGCCACGGCGGCGGCGCTTTCTCGGGCAAGGATCCGACGAAGGTCGACCGCAGCGCCGCATATGCGGCTCGTTACGTCGCGAAGAACATCGTCGCGGCCGGGCTCGCAAGGAAGTGCGAGATCCAGCTCGCGTACGCCATCGGCGTCGCGCGGCCCGTGTCCATCTCGGTGGACACCTACGGAACCGGGCAGGTGAGCGACGAGAAAATCGTCGAGATTGTCCGCGAGGTGTTTGACCTTCGCCCGGCCGCCATCATTCGCGATCTCGACCTGCGCCGGCCTATCTACCGCCAGACGGCGGCGTATGGCCATTTCGGCCGCACGGACATCGATCTCCCGTGGGAGCGCACGGACAAGGTGGAGGAGATCCGCCGCCTCGCGCTGAGCTGA
- a CDS encoding phospho-sugar mutase, which produces METVTKAQQAYEQWLQQPHLPEDLRAELERIRGNDAEIEERFGTDLDFGTGGLRGIMGAGLNRMNVYTVRRATAGLALHLKERFGEDAATRGVAIGYDVRHNSATFAEAVALTLAAYGIRAHLMPVVCPTPELSFAVRELGCAAGVMITASHNPPKYNGYKVYNEHGGQILEDDARDIKARMETIQDLFAVPHLARDEAEARGLFALIPASLRAKYVEAVVREVRDPRLGDERSRLSIVYTPLHGTGNIPVREALSAAGYTDVHLVEAQVQPDGDFSTVKSPNPEEQEALSLGVKLAEEVGAHLVMGNDPDCDRVGIAVRDASGRMQLLTGNQVGALIVHYLCERHRDTGGAQLPPIVFKTIVTSDMGKHIAESYGVHVEETLTGFKYIGDRVTRHEADGSYRLLAGYEESYGYLVSPIVRDKDGVQGALVIAEMAAWHLAHGRTLVDVLRSLYEQYGWYGDKLVNVELEGHDGVERMKRALQDLRERPLEVPGLALVAVEDYLARERRFPGTDRVEPLTLPVSDVQKFIYEGGHWAAIRPSGTEPKMKMYFGVRGRSEAERDELLDKLVQALTARARME; this is translated from the coding sequence ATGGAAACGGTGACAAAGGCGCAGCAGGCGTATGAACAGTGGTTGCAACAACCGCATCTGCCTGAGGATCTCCGCGCGGAACTCGAGCGCATTCGCGGCAACGATGCCGAGATCGAGGAACGCTTCGGAACGGACCTCGATTTTGGCACGGGTGGGCTTCGCGGCATCATGGGCGCGGGGCTAAACCGGATGAACGTGTACACAGTGCGGCGCGCCACGGCGGGCCTGGCGCTTCACTTGAAGGAGCGCTTTGGCGAGGACGCGGCTACGCGAGGCGTGGCCATTGGGTACGACGTGCGGCACAACTCCGCCACGTTCGCCGAGGCGGTGGCCCTGACGCTCGCGGCGTACGGCATACGGGCGCACCTGATGCCAGTCGTCTGCCCGACCCCGGAGCTTTCGTTTGCCGTTCGCGAACTCGGCTGCGCGGCGGGCGTCATGATCACCGCCAGCCACAACCCGCCCAAGTACAACGGCTACAAGGTGTACAACGAGCACGGAGGGCAGATCCTCGAGGACGACGCCCGGGACATCAAGGCGCGTATGGAGACGATTCAGGATCTATTCGCGGTTCCGCACCTCGCTCGGGACGAGGCGGAGGCGCGCGGACTTTTCGCCCTCATTCCAGCGTCGCTTCGCGCAAAGTACGTCGAGGCGGTGGTGCGCGAAGTCCGAGATCCGCGCCTTGGCGACGAGCGATCCCGCCTGTCCATCGTCTACACGCCGCTTCACGGCACGGGCAACATCCCGGTGCGAGAGGCGCTTTCTGCGGCGGGCTACACGGACGTCCACCTCGTCGAGGCGCAGGTCCAGCCGGACGGCGACTTCTCGACGGTGAAGAGCCCGAATCCGGAGGAACAGGAGGCGCTCTCGCTCGGCGTGAAGCTCGCGGAGGAGGTCGGCGCGCATCTCGTCATGGGCAATGACCCCGATTGCGATCGCGTCGGGATCGCCGTGCGCGACGCGTCCGGGCGCATGCAGCTTTTGACCGGCAACCAGGTGGGCGCGCTCATCGTCCACTACCTGTGCGAGCGTCATCGCGACACGGGCGGGGCTCAACTTCCGCCCATCGTGTTCAAGACCATTGTCACGTCCGACATGGGCAAGCACATCGCGGAATCGTACGGCGTTCATGTGGAAGAGACGCTCACGGGCTTCAAGTACATTGGCGATCGCGTCACGCGCCACGAGGCGGACGGATCGTACCGCTTGCTTGCGGGCTATGAGGAAAGCTACGGGTACCTCGTGTCGCCCATCGTCCGCGACAAGGACGGTGTGCAGGGCGCGCTCGTCATCGCCGAGATGGCGGCCTGGCACCTGGCGCACGGCCGGACGCTCGTGGATGTGTTGCGCTCCTTGTATGAGCAATACGGCTGGTACGGGGACAAGCTCGTCAACGTGGAGCTCGAGGGCCACGACGGCGTGGAGCGCATGAAGCGCGCGCTCCAGGATCTGCGGGAGCGCCCGCTCGAAGTGCCGGGGCTCGCGCTCGTCGCCGTGGAGGACTATCTCGCGAGGGAGCGGCGCTTCCCGGGGACGGATCGCGTGGAGCCCTTGACGCTGCCGGTATCGGACGTGCAGAAATTTATCTATGAAGGCGGTCACTGGGCGGCCATTCGCCCGTCGGGCACGGAGCCGAAGATGAAGATGTACTTCGGCGTGCGCGGAAGGAGCGAGGCAGAGCGGGACGAGCTGTTGGACAAGCTGGTCCAGGCGCTCACGGCGAGGGCGCGCATGGAATGA
- a CDS encoding WecB/TagA/CpsF family glycosyltransferase — protein sequence MAVQGFAKDVVDVLGVRFHRVTMAEAVEKILFWTEDGGHHLVVTAGPEFVMQCQRQEALLRLVNSADLVTADGIGVVWAARRQGRPVPERVTGVELVPQVLSEAMRRNRPLRVYLLGATESSLAACLGKLRAMYPAHAFAGHHGYFQHPDLGRILEEIRAFRPHLLLVGMGQPRQELFLRDVMGKLPPLVGMGVGGSIDVWGGTVRRAPEAFRRMNLEWLYRLITEPRRFRRQLALPRFALKVISSPAKREAP from the coding sequence GTGGCTGTGCAGGGATTTGCCAAGGACGTCGTGGACGTGCTCGGCGTCAGGTTCCACCGCGTCACCATGGCGGAGGCGGTGGAGAAGATCCTCTTCTGGACGGAGGACGGCGGCCATCACCTGGTGGTGACGGCGGGGCCGGAATTTGTCATGCAGTGCCAGCGCCAGGAGGCGCTCCTGCGCCTCGTCAATTCGGCTGATCTCGTCACCGCAGACGGCATCGGCGTCGTCTGGGCGGCTCGCAGGCAGGGGCGCCCAGTGCCCGAGCGCGTGACAGGCGTGGAACTCGTGCCTCAGGTGCTGTCCGAGGCCATGCGGCGAAATCGGCCGCTCAGGGTGTACCTGCTCGGGGCCACCGAATCGTCGCTCGCTGCGTGCCTGGGGAAACTCAGGGCTATGTACCCCGCGCACGCGTTTGCGGGACATCACGGGTATTTTCAACATCCGGATCTTGGGCGGATTCTCGAAGAGATCCGAGCGTTTCGCCCGCATCTTTTGCTCGTTGGAATGGGGCAACCGCGTCAGGAGCTGTTCCTGCGAGACGTGATGGGGAAGCTACCGCCGCTCGTGGGAATGGGCGTGGGCGGTTCCATCGACGTCTGGGGCGGCACCGTGCGCCGGGCCCCAGAGGCGTTTCGCCGCATGAACCTGGAGTGGCTGTACCGGCTCATCACGGAGCCCAGGCGGTTTCGGCGACAGCTCGCGCTGCCGAGGTTCGCCTTGAAGGTCATCTCGTCGCCGGCGAAGCGCGAGGCGCCGTGA